In one Pseudodesulfovibrio tunisiensis genomic region, the following are encoded:
- a CDS encoding AAA family ATPase translates to MVARSRLNPFGDSSKNFVFFPSLSHKKGVHRIVRGLESNCGLILLTGEIGIGKTSLARYIQSYLADRFMFVELGNPYQTPLEQIFSCCAKFGLDTAGMSSIHDCVGRLEQHFHALLEQGKRPVIVFDESHLLTKRHLSLIHILSNLRAKDGPLVQILLVGQLEILDLLTTEGMEALNQRIGVRCELSPLVLEDTDKYIHFKLDKGGRTGMESFSQDAVRRIWEQCGGLPRLINHVCAHALDALAFKDSNVVTPGMVDEVCRDSVYTGLFQTRTRPKRNAGRPRLRLAWASAAAFGVLVAAFGTLWATGLLAPERLFARWEPVPAVSRVSQASASVPIPTPVKARPAAVPVAQTPAPATGAPVAVELAPVAAEKQMNAPESPMVAEFQQPAIESGTQENAVPVSVSAQIDSGAKDLVAMVQEKNGFQPSASANESEPGARTAEQEAELATAESVSESAESFADEAAGDTVEGGSGEPASEAVAADAVPSDSVVEAEPVPEVVIVLDGPVIEEPDEASQGNVPEAAEPTPSVADAEDVDAGKKAAATPRAEPEALPSEPARAVGARSLPADGTFEDGTVHPVVGGLLIGAIAWNSDPTVSIAVINSRLVHEGDDIEGVKVVSIGREDIVFEYEDQVYQRAISR, encoded by the coding sequence ATGGTCGCAAGAAGTCGCCTCAATCCCTTTGGGGATTCATCCAAGAACTTCGTGTTCTTTCCTTCCCTCAGTCACAAGAAGGGCGTGCACCGGATCGTGCGGGGGCTGGAGTCCAACTGCGGCCTGATTCTGCTGACCGGGGAGATCGGCATCGGCAAGACCTCCCTGGCCCGGTACATCCAGAGCTACCTTGCCGACCGTTTCATGTTCGTGGAACTGGGCAACCCCTACCAGACTCCTTTGGAGCAGATATTTTCCTGCTGCGCCAAGTTCGGGCTGGACACGGCGGGCATGAGTTCCATTCACGATTGCGTGGGCAGGCTGGAGCAGCATTTCCACGCCCTGCTGGAGCAGGGCAAGCGCCCGGTCATCGTGTTTGATGAAAGCCATCTGCTGACCAAGCGCCATCTCAGCCTGATTCACATCCTGTCCAACCTGCGCGCCAAGGACGGGCCGCTTGTGCAGATTCTGCTGGTGGGCCAGCTCGAGATTCTCGATCTGCTGACCACGGAAGGCATGGAAGCCCTGAACCAGCGGATCGGCGTGCGCTGCGAATTGTCGCCTCTGGTGCTGGAGGACACGGACAAATACATCCATTTCAAGCTGGACAAGGGCGGCCGGACCGGCATGGAGAGTTTTTCGCAGGACGCTGTCAGGCGCATATGGGAACAGTGCGGCGGATTGCCGAGGCTGATCAATCATGTCTGCGCTCATGCGCTGGACGCCCTTGCCTTCAAGGATTCCAACGTGGTCACCCCGGGCATGGTCGATGAAGTCTGCCGGGATTCCGTCTATACCGGCCTGTTTCAGACCCGTACCCGCCCGAAGCGGAATGCAGGTCGTCCCCGGCTGCGGCTGGCATGGGCGTCGGCTGCGGCTTTCGGTGTGCTGGTCGCGGCGTTTGGCACGCTGTGGGCCACGGGGCTGCTCGCCCCGGAAAGACTGTTTGCCCGCTGGGAGCCTGTCCCGGCTGTTTCCCGCGTTTCGCAGGCTTCGGCTTCGGTACCGATTCCGACCCCGGTGAAAGCTCGGCCTGCGGCGGTCCCGGTTGCGCAGACGCCTGCGCCCGCAACTGGTGCCCCCGTAGCCGTTGAACTTGCTCCGGTGGCGGCGGAAAAGCAGATGAATGCGCCGGAATCGCCGATGGTTGCCGAATTTCAGCAGCCAGCGATCGAGTCCGGCACGCAGGAAAATGCGGTGCCGGTTTCGGTCTCGGCGCAGATCGATTCCGGTGCGAAAGACCTCGTGGCCATGGTGCAGGAGAAAAACGGTTTTCAGCCGTCCGCGTCGGCAAACGAATCGGAACCGGGAGCCCGGACTGCGGAGCAGGAGGCGGAGCTGGCAACAGCCGAGTCTGTGTCTGAATCCGCTGAATCTTTTGCAGACGAAGCCGCCGGAGACACTGTCGAGGGTGGAAGCGGGGAGCCGGCTTCGGAGGCGGTTGCGGCCGACGCGGTTCCCTCGGATTCCGTCGTGGAAGCCGAGCCCGTGCCCGAGGTGGTCATTGTTCTCGATGGTCCCGTGATCGAGGAACCGGACGAGGCCTCCCAAGGCAATGTCCCGGAAGCTGCGGAGCCGACCCCGTCCGTTGCGGATGCGGAAGACGTTGATGCCGGGAAAAAGGCCGCAGCAACGCCTCGGGCCGAGCCCGAAGCCTTGCCTTCGGAGCCGGCAAGGGCGGTTGGGGCGCGATCCCTGCCCGCTGACGGGACTTTCGAGGACGGAACCGTGCATCCCGTGGTGGGCGGGCTGCTCATCGGCGCCATTGCCTGGAATTCGGACCCCACGGTCAGCATAGCGGTGATCAACTCGCGGCTGGTGCACGAAGGCGACGACATCGAGGGGGTCAAGGTGGTGAGCATCGGCAGGGAGGACATCGTGTTCGAATACGAGGATCAGGTCTATCAACGGGCCATTTCCCGCTAA
- the gspG gene encoding type II secretion system major pseudopilin GspG, translating into MDFRNRIARRLETRRRRGGFTLIELMVVIVILGVLAGLIVPQFMDEPQKARVVKAKMQIEAISTALKKFYIDNGFYPSTEQGLNALVRKPSVGRTPKNYSPSGYLPKVPNDPWGSPYVYICPGKHAPFDLISYGADGASGGSGNDADVNSWQID; encoded by the coding sequence ATGGATTTTCGAAATCGCATCGCACGCAGATTGGAAACGCGTCGCCGCAGGGGCGGCTTCACGCTCATCGAACTCATGGTGGTCATCGTCATTCTGGGCGTTCTCGCCGGACTGATCGTGCCGCAGTTCATGGACGAACCCCAGAAGGCACGGGTGGTCAAGGCCAAGATGCAGATCGAGGCCATTTCCACGGCCCTGAAGAAATTCTACATCGACAACGGGTTCTATCCGTCCACGGAGCAGGGCCTGAATGCGCTGGTGCGCAAGCCGTCCGTGGGGCGGACGCCGAAGAACTATTCGCCGTCCGGCTATCTGCCCAAGGTTCCCAATGACCCGTGGGGGTCGCCCTATGTGTACATCTGCCCGGGCAAGCATGCTCCGTTCGATCTGATTTCCTACGGTGCGGACGGCGCGTCCGGCGGGAGCGGCAATGATGCGGATGTCAACAGCTGGCAGATCGACTAG
- the gspD gene encoding type II secretion system secretin GspD, whose product MRKTRLYLLAFLCVWLVAAPLGAAPADQPESERTISMDFKNVDIHILIKFISELTGRNFIVDKRVAGRVTAYSPSKLSIEEAYKAFESILLVHDFAVVGTAVENEYKIVPVVDARRLGVPVQTGRTVRPDSGEELITQIIPLKNSSAPELAKLVTSMVDKNGLVTVYSPTNTLIVTAPAKNLKSILTIVREVDKSSYAPQMESFPLVHGDANTIASSISKIMTTKIQELEKIGKKAMALVEADMRTNSVVALGDPSSLDTIADMVVALDIPTPKGKDDIHYLNLENADAEDVAKLLNDLIARQVDKEGKTTKLSKDIKVVADKATNSLIVTARPDEFAALKPTIRKLDVLRKQVYIEALIMEVSSDAEFTFGVNWAVGGSGSDTSVFGSSNNGGGVISIPKNEGEFLSFPSGGTVGAVLSNAVNIGGSMYSIQALINLAQSDSDYRILSTPQLLTLDNEKASVNVVDNIPFSTQTQTSNVNSDYNSQSLSYKDVGVKLEITPHIGEQGTLRLEIKQEVSRVLNDLVEVEEGVKVIAPTTKKREVETVIQMQDNQTAVIAGLINDDETSNKSKVPGLGDIPLFGWLFKQEKEKSTTTNLFIFITPRIIDSYDESTALARLKKRMIHEVTLGLDGKGLPKMVMADPSAPIFIRPQAASGVTEKELP is encoded by the coding sequence ATGCGAAAGACACGATTGTATTTGCTGGCGTTTCTCTGCGTATGGCTCGTGGCCGCGCCCCTTGGGGCCGCGCCTGCGGATCAGCCCGAATCCGAGCGCACCATCAGCATGGACTTCAAGAACGTGGACATTCACATTCTGATCAAGTTCATCAGCGAACTCACGGGCAGGAATTTCATCGTGGACAAGCGGGTGGCCGGACGTGTGACCGCGTATTCCCCGTCCAAGCTGTCCATCGAGGAGGCGTACAAGGCCTTCGAGTCCATCCTGCTGGTGCATGATTTCGCGGTGGTGGGCACGGCCGTGGAGAACGAGTACAAGATCGTTCCGGTGGTGGATGCCCGGCGTCTCGGGGTGCCGGTCCAGACCGGGCGGACCGTGCGCCCGGATTCGGGCGAGGAACTCATCACCCAGATCATTCCCTTGAAGAACTCCAGTGCTCCGGAGCTGGCCAAGCTCGTTACAAGCATGGTGGACAAGAACGGTCTGGTCACGGTGTATTCACCCACGAATACCCTGATCGTGACTGCACCGGCCAAGAATCTGAAATCCATCCTGACCATTGTCCGCGAGGTGGACAAGAGCTCCTATGCTCCGCAGATGGAGAGTTTTCCTCTGGTGCACGGGGACGCCAACACCATTGCGTCCAGCATTTCCAAGATCATGACCACCAAGATTCAGGAGCTGGAAAAGATCGGGAAAAAGGCCATGGCTCTGGTGGAGGCGGACATGCGCACCAATTCCGTGGTCGCACTGGGCGACCCGTCCAGTCTGGATACCATTGCGGACATGGTGGTTGCTCTGGACATCCCCACGCCCAAGGGCAAGGACGACATCCATTACCTGAATCTGGAGAACGCGGACGCCGAGGACGTGGCCAAGCTCCTGAACGATCTGATCGCCCGGCAGGTGGACAAGGAAGGCAAGACCACCAAGCTGTCCAAGGACATCAAGGTGGTGGCGGACAAGGCCACGAACAGCCTGATCGTCACGGCCCGTCCCGATGAATTCGCCGCGCTCAAGCCCACCATCCGCAAGCTCGATGTGCTGCGCAAACAGGTCTACATCGAGGCCCTGATCATGGAAGTGTCCTCGGATGCGGAATTCACCTTTGGCGTGAACTGGGCCGTGGGTGGCTCGGGGTCGGATACCTCGGTCTTCGGTTCGAGCAACAACGGAGGCGGGGTCATTTCCATTCCGAAGAACGAAGGCGAATTCCTTTCCTTTCCGTCGGGCGGCACCGTGGGCGCGGTGCTGAGCAATGCCGTGAACATCGGCGGAAGCATGTACAGCATTCAGGCGCTCATCAACCTTGCGCAGAGTGACAGCGACTACAGGATTCTGTCCACGCCGCAACTGCTGACTCTGGACAATGAAAAGGCCAGCGTGAACGTGGTGGACAATATTCCGTTCTCGACTCAGACCCAGACCTCCAACGTGAACAGCGACTACAATTCCCAGAGCCTGAGCTACAAGGACGTGGGCGTGAAGCTGGAGATTACCCCGCACATCGGGGAACAGGGCACGCTGCGTCTGGAGATCAAGCAGGAGGTCAGCCGGGTGCTCAACGATCTGGTCGAGGTCGAGGAAGGGGTCAAGGTCATCGCGCCCACCACCAAGAAGCGCGAGGTGGAGACCGTGATCCAGATGCAGGACAACCAGACCGCGGTCATTGCCGGATTGATCAACGACGACGAGACCAGCAACAAGTCCAAGGTGCCCGGTCTCGGGGACATTCCCCTGTTCGGCTGGCTTTTCAAGCAGGAGAAGGAGAAGAGCACCACTACCAACCTGTTCATTTTCATCACGCCGCGGATCATCGATTCCTATGACGAATCTACGGCTCTGGCCCGACTCAAGAAGCGGATGATCCATGAAGTCACCTTGGGACTGGACGGCAAGGGACTGCCCAAGATGGTCATGGCCGATCCGTCCGCCCCCATCTTCATTCGTCCGCAGGCTGCCAGCGGCGTAACCGAAAAGGAACTGCCCTGA
- a CDS encoding type II secretion system protein N, with the protein MRQVIGNFLDGRVPRFLLTLSAVTLAASFLAGAAVALLIPPKLPRLPGDSALVADVAAKVEIPPLKAFSPILDRNPFKAAMPKPPLPPKPRKVTLDKLPVVNLNVRLLGTMAAENVEFSRAVVLEGDKQQLIRIGQKLAGYTVSEIQRRAIVLTKGKKRQLLLIDAEDRKIAAGAGNARKMLSRKAVKARFQNLDSLAQDIQLVPATRGKQEGLWVRHLRPASLFGRAGLRRDDVLLTVQGEPVATANPLSLFRLLDEPQIRVELLREGQPMQLVLILTGS; encoded by the coding sequence ATGCGGCAAGTGATCGGCAACTTTCTCGACGGGCGTGTGCCCCGGTTTCTGCTGACGCTGTCGGCAGTGACGCTTGCGGCCTCCTTTCTGGCCGGGGCGGCCGTCGCTCTGCTGATTCCGCCGAAATTGCCCCGTCTGCCCGGGGATTCCGCACTGGTCGCGGACGTGGCGGCCAAGGTGGAAATACCGCCGCTCAAGGCGTTTTCCCCGATTCTGGATCGGAATCCCTTCAAGGCGGCCATGCCCAAGCCGCCTCTGCCGCCCAAGCCCAGGAAGGTCACTCTGGACAAGTTGCCCGTGGTCAACCTGAATGTGCGCCTGCTCGGGACCATGGCCGCTGAAAATGTCGAGTTCTCCCGGGCCGTCGTTCTTGAGGGGGACAAGCAGCAACTGATTCGGATCGGGCAGAAGCTCGCCGGATACACGGTGTCCGAAATACAGCGGCGGGCCATCGTGCTGACCAAGGGGAAAAAGCGGCAGCTTCTGCTCATCGACGCGGAGGACAGGAAGATTGCGGCCGGGGCCGGGAATGCGCGCAAGATGCTCTCGCGCAAGGCGGTCAAGGCGCGGTTTCAGAATCTGGACAGTCTGGCTCAGGACATCCAGCTGGTTCCGGCGACCCGGGGCAAACAGGAAGGGCTTTGGGTCCGGCATTTGCGACCCGCGAGCCTGTTCGGCAGGGCGGGATTGCGGCGGGACGACGTGCTGCTGACCGTGCAGGGCGAGCCTGTGGCGACAGCGAATCCCCTTTCCCTGTTCCGGCTGCTGGATGAGCCCCAGATTCGGGTGGAACTGCTGCGGGAAGGACAACCCATGCAACTGGTGCTGATACTCACGGGAAGTTGA
- a CDS encoding tetratricopeptide repeat protein, producing the protein MLRSGLCLALALALLAGGCSSRRFAPSPAASVADRPLVLDAAQAYEAGDDLRSLEIYKELLAADPDNPVYLNNMGVVLLRNGRVNAALDAFEDASLKDRTNPDYLVNVGFAQVRLGEQDEALAFFDHALQVAPGNARAVYGKGVVYLFMDEPEIALGYFRQSARLDPDHLESVFMKGYALQRNSLWADAIVEYTRYIGSATDPVQTANAYSNRGLCRFQLQDFRGGMADLEDAIRLNDNEAIYFYNRAQGFQMRQEFEKALDDYTRAISRKASFPEAYINRAELNYLLGKEARGCADLKRACDLGVCEPLEKYEAAGKCGK; encoded by the coding sequence ATGCTCAGATCGGGATTGTGCCTCGCATTGGCTCTGGCGCTGCTGGCGGGCGGATGCTCGTCCAGACGTTTTGCGCCGTCGCCCGCTGCATCCGTGGCGGACCGTCCGCTGGTTCTGGATGCGGCGCAGGCCTACGAGGCCGGGGACGACCTGCGGAGTCTGGAAATCTACAAGGAACTGCTGGCCGCGGACCCCGACAATCCCGTGTATCTGAACAACATGGGCGTTGTCCTGCTGCGCAACGGCCGGGTCAATGCCGCGCTGGACGCCTTCGAGGATGCCTCGCTCAAGGATCGGACCAACCCGGACTATCTGGTGAACGTGGGATTTGCCCAGGTTCGGCTCGGGGAACAGGACGAGGCTCTCGCCTTTTTCGACCATGCCCTGCAAGTCGCTCCGGGAAATGCCCGGGCCGTGTACGGCAAGGGCGTCGTCTATCTGTTCATGGACGAACCGGAGATCGCGCTTGGCTATTTCCGGCAATCCGCCCGGCTGGACCCGGATCATCTGGAAAGCGTGTTCATGAAGGGATACGCCCTGCAACGGAATTCCCTCTGGGCCGACGCCATCGTGGAATACACTCGATACATCGGCTCGGCAACGGACCCGGTGCAGACGGCAAATGCCTATTCGAACAGGGGATTGTGCCGGTTTCAGCTTCAGGATTTCCGGGGCGGCATGGCTGATCTGGAAGACGCGATTCGGCTGAACGACAATGAGGCGATCTATTTCTACAACCGTGCACAGGGGTTCCAGATGCGTCAGGAATTCGAAAAGGCGCTGGATGACTATACCCGGGCCATTTCGCGCAAGGCCTCGTTCCCCGAGGCCTACATCAACAGGGCCGAACTGAACTATCTGCTGGGCAAGGAAGCCAGGGGATGCGCGGACCTGAAGCGGGCTTGCGATCTCGGGGTCTGCGAACCACTGGAAAAATACGAAGCGGCGGGCAAATGCGGCAAGTGA
- the gspL gene encoding type II secretion system protein GspL produces MRNRIAHIALTDGKLHFLLRSDRQAPLLQLAMSVSSDAEGLAAALAHARDNGADFDRAVVAVDGRDCILRNYRMPIRGRRQLEQAVDFELDEDLPLDAEDLVRDHFCGLHQDGISHVVAAAVKRERIAELVAMFDAQDVEIERMDVDAAAFARACLAVADGRARLGGLEIGRDRTLFCLLDQGRVACLSVLPWGESLLARDVARDHGMAEEEADRLLVFGEDASNGSTAAEQEDRVAARVTGFVQRLLRETYRILGDREWPSSFMLSGDVVRVQGFRRIFEAEAETGVEVWEETVLALGEETDEGQRGSGLAVGYGVAEESGPGFDFRKGEFALAHAAGIWGREAAHLAVLGIVVALAWAGYAYASLVSGQREIVYLREAMTEVYREALPNVSADLSSVQYQSILSSKVNLLAGEGQVGRDGVGTPVIETLRIVSSVLDRKIDVEFLSLSLDGKSIALQGETRSMNEVDAIRAALVRTGAFSEVKVKNAVADKKSRKIRFEIGVLR; encoded by the coding sequence ATGAGGAATCGCATCGCCCACATTGCCCTGACCGACGGGAAACTGCATTTTCTGCTGCGGTCCGACAGGCAGGCCCCGCTGCTTCAGCTCGCCATGTCCGTGTCATCGGATGCGGAGGGGCTGGCCGCGGCGCTGGCTCATGCCCGGGACAACGGTGCAGATTTCGATCGGGCCGTTGTGGCCGTGGACGGACGGGACTGCATCCTGCGCAACTATCGCATGCCCATCCGGGGGCGCAGGCAGCTTGAACAGGCCGTGGATTTCGAATTGGACGAAGATCTTCCCCTGGATGCCGAGGACCTTGTTCGGGACCATTTCTGCGGATTGCATCAGGACGGAATTTCCCATGTCGTGGCCGCTGCCGTGAAAAGGGAGCGGATTGCGGAACTGGTCGCCATGTTCGATGCGCAGGATGTGGAGATCGAGAGAATGGACGTGGATGCGGCGGCGTTTGCCCGGGCGTGTCTGGCCGTGGCCGATGGCAGGGCCAGATTGGGCGGACTGGAAATCGGCCGGGATCGGACCCTGTTCTGCCTGCTGGATCAGGGGCGTGTGGCCTGCCTGTCGGTGCTGCCATGGGGCGAGTCCCTGCTTGCCCGCGACGTGGCCCGGGATCACGGCATGGCCGAGGAAGAGGCGGACAGGCTTCTGGTGTTCGGGGAAGACGCATCCAACGGTTCCACGGCTGCGGAACAGGAGGATCGGGTTGCCGCGCGGGTGACCGGATTCGTGCAGCGTCTTCTTCGCGAAACGTATCGGATTCTCGGGGATCGGGAATGGCCGTCCAGCTTCATGCTGAGCGGAGACGTGGTACGTGTGCAGGGTTTTCGTCGGATTTTCGAGGCCGAGGCGGAAACCGGAGTCGAGGTCTGGGAGGAAACGGTTCTGGCTCTGGGCGAGGAAACCGATGAAGGGCAGCGGGGCAGCGGGTTGGCTGTCGGATACGGAGTTGCCGAGGAGAGCGGGCCGGGGTTCGATTTCCGCAAGGGCGAGTTCGCTCTGGCACATGCAGCCGGAATCTGGGGACGCGAAGCCGCGCATCTTGCCGTGCTCGGCATTGTCGTGGCGCTGGCATGGGCCGGATACGCCTATGCTTCGCTGGTGAGCGGACAGCGGGAGATCGTCTATCTGCGCGAGGCCATGACCGAAGTCTACCGCGAGGCACTGCCCAATGTGAGCGCGGACCTGTCGTCCGTGCAGTATCAGAGCATTCTTTCCTCGAAGGTGAATCTGCTGGCAGGCGAGGGGCAGGTGGGAAGGGACGGGGTCGGCACCCCGGTCATCGAGACGCTTCGCATCGTCAGTTCGGTTCTGGACAGGAAGATAGACGTGGAATTTCTGAGTCTCAGTCTGGATGGCAAGAGCATTGCGTTGCAGGGGGAAACCCGATCCATGAACGAGGTGGATGCGATCCGCGCCGCGCTGGTCCGTACCGGGGCGTTCAGCGAGGTCAAGGTCAAGAATGCCGTGGCAGACAAGAAATCCCGGAAAATCCGGTTCGAGATCGGGGTGCTGCGATGA
- the gspE gene encoding type II secretion system ATPase GspE, whose product MMLGFTVESALVDAGHVSAEEVPELVAKAREQDLDVTEYLHRKGRLSESDLARFHARFHDLKFLDAPDPDWVLPELVRRFSIHYLKRFMAVPLQDADGRILVGVSRPESLDVINDFRLALQVDDVTPVFMPSDAVLGAINKVFGEVEEDLEALEVLEGAEVDSFAGLDDDKIEDLLDDTSDAPFIKLVNMILSQAVRANASDIHIEPYKEILRVRFRLDGVLYDKHSVSKRFHAALVSRIKIMAKLNIAEKRLPQDGRIALSLGGRQVDLRVSCLPTAFGERVVMRLLEKSTKILSMPELGLTHENLKLMQRMVTISHGIILVTGPTGSGKTTSLYAVLNHINSPDKNILTIEDPVEYQLDGIGQIQVNAKIGLTFASGLRSIVRQDPDVVLIGEIRDHETAEIAIQAALTGHLVFSTLHTNDAPSAVTRLIDMGVEPFLLSSVLRAVVAQRLVRRLCPDCREAYVPTEAQLAADFGAFADDFRGWEVYRPVGCDACMNTGYRGRMAIYEIMELTDATKALVLNTADSNQIREQAVRDGMETLTQNGCSKAREGLTTLSEVLRVTNL is encoded by the coding sequence ATGATGCTCGGATTCACCGTGGAAAGCGCATTGGTCGATGCGGGGCACGTGTCGGCCGAGGAAGTTCCCGAGCTGGTTGCCAAGGCCCGGGAACAGGATCTGGATGTCACCGAATACCTGCACAGGAAGGGCAGGCTGTCGGAATCCGATCTGGCGCGCTTTCACGCCCGGTTCCATGATCTGAAGTTTCTGGACGCGCCCGACCCGGACTGGGTGCTGCCTGAACTGGTTCGCAGATTTTCCATCCATTACCTGAAACGGTTCATGGCCGTGCCGTTGCAGGATGCGGACGGCCGGATTCTGGTCGGGGTGAGCCGTCCGGAATCCCTGGATGTGATCAATGACTTCCGGTTGGCGCTGCAAGTCGATGACGTGACCCCGGTGTTCATGCCGTCGGACGCGGTGCTGGGTGCGATCAACAAGGTGTTCGGGGAAGTGGAGGAGGATCTGGAGGCCCTTGAAGTGCTGGAAGGCGCGGAGGTGGACTCCTTTGCCGGTCTGGATGACGACAAGATCGAGGACCTGCTGGACGACACCAGCGACGCGCCGTTCATCAAGCTGGTGAACATGATCCTGTCGCAGGCCGTGCGCGCCAATGCCAGCGACATTCACATCGAGCCGTACAAGGAAATCCTGCGCGTGCGGTTCCGGCTGGACGGCGTGCTCTATGACAAGCACTCCGTGTCCAAGCGGTTCCACGCGGCCCTTGTCTCGCGCATCAAGATCATGGCCAAGCTGAACATTGCGGAAAAGCGGCTGCCGCAGGACGGACGCATCGCCCTGTCGCTGGGCGGTCGGCAGGTTGACCTGCGCGTTTCCTGTCTGCCCACGGCGTTTGGCGAGCGTGTGGTCATGCGTCTTCTGGAAAAGAGCACCAAGATTCTGAGCATGCCCGAGCTGGGCCTGACGCATGAGAATCTGAAGCTCATGCAGCGGATGGTCACCATTTCCCATGGCATCATTCTGGTCACCGGCCCCACGGGAAGCGGCAAGACCACGTCCCTGTACGCGGTGCTCAACCACATCAATTCTCCGGACAAGAACATCCTGACCATCGAGGACCCTGTGGAATATCAGCTCGACGGCATCGGCCAGATTCAGGTCAATGCCAAGATCGGCCTGACCTTTGCCTCGGGATTGCGGTCCATCGTGCGTCAGGACCCGGACGTGGTGCTCATCGGTGAAATCCGCGACCACGAAACAGCGGAAATCGCGATTCAGGCCGCCCTGACAGGGCACCTCGTGTTTTCCACCCTGCACACCAATGACGCGCCCAGCGCCGTGACACGGCTCATCGACATGGGCGTGGAACCGTTTCTGCTTTCCTCGGTGCTGCGGGCCGTTGTGGCCCAGCGGCTGGTGCGTCGCCTGTGCCCGGACTGCCGGGAAGCGTATGTGCCGACAGAGGCGCAGCTTGCTGCTGATTTCGGTGCGTTTGCAGACGATTTCCGGGGCTGGGAGGTCTATCGGCCCGTGGGATGCGACGCGTGCATGAACACGGGCTATCGGGGGCGCATGGCCATTTACGAGATCATGGAACTGACCGACGCGACCAAGGCGCTGGTCCTGAACACGGCGGATTCCAACCAGATACGGGAACAGGCCGTGCGGGACGGCATGGAAACATTGACGCAAAACGGGTGCTCCAAGGCTCGGGAAGGGTTGACCACGCTTTCCGAAGTTCTGCGAGTGACCAATCTGTAG
- a CDS encoding pilus assembly FimT family protein — protein MMRMSTAGRSTRPGTGGFTLFELLVVIAILAVVAGLVIPRVDMQIGGDGIEAVVRTMKTALDRGRSHARLTRSPVEVRFWESSLRVAGDGRSVDLPDSAKFEEIVFPGRDREGVDRLVIDRRGLARSAVIRVRVDDRMYSVLVSPVVRELEYREGFATASDFVD, from the coding sequence ATGATGCGGATGTCAACAGCTGGCAGATCGACTAGGCCCGGAACGGGTGGATTCACCCTGTTCGAACTGCTGGTCGTGATCGCGATTCTGGCCGTGGTGGCCGGACTGGTGATTCCCCGGGTGGACATGCAGATCGGGGGCGACGGCATCGAGGCCGTGGTCAGGACCATGAAGACCGCGCTGGATCGGGGCCGTTCCCATGCCCGGCTCACCCGGAGCCCGGTGGAGGTGCGGTTTTGGGAATCCTCCCTCCGGGTTGCGGGCGATGGCCGGAGTGTGGACCTGCCGGACTCGGCGAAATTCGAGGAAATCGTGTTTCCGGGCCGGGACCGGGAAGGCGTGGACAGACTGGTGATCGACAGGCGCGGGCTGGCCCGCTCCGCCGTGATCCGGGTGAGGGTGGATGATCGAATGTACAGCGTGCTGGTCAGTCCTGTGGTGCGGGAGCTGGAATACAGGGAAGGGTTTGCGACTGCTTCGGATTTTGTCGACTAG